The following coding sequences lie in one Candidatus Brocadiia bacterium genomic window:
- the tsf gene encoding translation elongation factor Ts, producing MPENISTKDVKELRDKTGAGIMECNNALRECKGDVTKASEWLKRKGLVNADKKKDRVTKSGYIGSYIHANGKIGVLIEVACESDFVAKNEKFQEMIKELCLQITAMSPVVVSREDLSQEMLQKEREFYAQEMKGKPPQMVEKIVEGKLEKLFYNQKCLLEQPYVKDDKIKIIDLVKNCISQFGENIVVKRFVRFELGKYE from the coding sequence ATGCCAGAGAATATCAGCACAAAAGATGTCAAAGAACTGAGGGATAAAACCGGCGCCGGTATCATGGAATGCAATAACGCTTTGCGCGAGTGCAAAGGCGATGTGACCAAGGCTTCTGAGTGGCTTAAAAGGAAGGGCTTGGTCAATGCCGATAAGAAAAAAGACCGGGTTACCAAATCAGGATATATCGGGTCTTATATCCACGCTAACGGTAAAATCGGAGTCCTGATTGAAGTCGCCTGTGAATCTGATTTCGTGGCCAAGAACGAGAAGTTCCAGGAAATGATAAAAGAGCTTTGCCTGCAGATCACGGCCATGTCGCCGGTGGTTGTTTCCCGCGAGGATTTATCCCAGGAGATGCTCCAGAAGGAGCGTGAGTTCTACGCCCAGGAAATGAAAGGCAAGCCGCCGCAAATGGTGGAGAAGATAGTCGAAGGGAAATTGGAAAAGCTTTTCTATAACCAGAAATGTCTTTTGGAGCAGCCTTACGTCAAGGACGATAAGATAAAGATAATCGACCTTGTTAAGAACTGCATTTCGCAGTTCGGGGAAAATATTGTTGTTAAACGTTTTGTCCGCTTTGAACTTGGCAAATACGAATAA
- the rpsB gene encoding 30S ribosomal protein S2 — protein MTDVLLKDLVESGAHFGHKVSLWNPKMKQYIYGSKKRIHIIDVRETVKGMVNAAHLLKRIVQKGGEAIIVGIKRQAQHIVKSEATRCGMHYASDRWIGGTLTNFDTIRLQIRKLFEMEKKATDGTLSLYKKKEQVVFRRELERLRINLGGIRNITRLPAVLVAVDYKKSKLAIKEAQKIGIPSICLIDTDGDPSDVTLAIPINDDGTRSIQIVISYLANAIIEAKSKMEVKPLEGKNAPVKAVKVIAKAHTAAKPEKAKG, from the coding sequence ATGACTGATGTCTTATTGAAGGATTTAGTGGAAAGCGGGGCGCATTTTGGGCATAAAGTAAGCCTGTGGAACCCCAAGATGAAGCAATATATTTACGGTTCCAAGAAGCGGATTCATATCATCGACGTGCGCGAGACCGTCAAGGGCATGGTCAATGCGGCGCATCTGTTGAAACGGATAGTCCAGAAGGGCGGCGAGGCCATTATTGTTGGAATCAAGCGCCAGGCCCAGCATATCGTAAAAAGCGAAGCCACCCGTTGCGGGATGCATTACGCCAGCGACCGCTGGATCGGCGGAACGCTTACTAATTTCGATACCATCAGGCTGCAGATCAGGAAGCTGTTTGAGATGGAGAAGAAAGCGACGGACGGCACTTTATCGCTTTATAAGAAGAAAGAACAGGTCGTATTCCGCCGTGAGCTGGAAAGGCTTAGGATTAATCTGGGCGGTATCCGGAATATAACCAGGCTGCCGGCCGTGCTGGTAGCCGTTGATTATAAGAAGAGCAAGCTGGCCATCAAGGAGGCTCAGAAGATAGGTATCCCGTCAATCTGCCTGATAGATACCGACGGCGATCCTTCTGATGTGACGCTGGCTATTCCGATAAATGACGACGGCACCAGGAGCATTCAGATAGTCATATCCTACCTGGCTAACGCCATCATTGAGGCCAAGAGCAAGATGGAAGTCAAGCCGTTGGAAGGCAAGAACGCACCGGTAAAGGCGGTCAAGGTGATTGCCAAGGCCCATACCGCTGCTAAGCCGGAAAAAGCAAAAGGCTAA
- the pyrH gene encoding UMP kinase produces MQKVKYQRVVLKISGESFCRPNVGGIDVGVSGFIADEIKAAAQLGTQLAVVVGGGNIVRGKQFEKLGINIATADYMGMVATVVNALALQDILEKKGAQTRLMTAIPMEAVAEPFIRRKCIRHLEKGRVVILAAGTGNPHFTTDTAAALRSIEINAQALLKATKVDGVYSADPNINKSARKYTHLNYMQVIKSKLQVMDSTAVTMCMETKIPVIVFNLKKKGNIVQAIRGDNVGTIIS; encoded by the coding sequence ATGCAAAAAGTCAAATACCAGCGGGTTGTTCTTAAGATCAGCGGCGAGAGCTTTTGCCGGCCCAACGTCGGTGGTATTGATGTCGGTGTTTCCGGATTCATAGCGGATGAGATCAAGGCCGCGGCCCAGTTGGGCACCCAGTTGGCCGTGGTTGTGGGCGGCGGCAATATCGTCCGGGGCAAGCAATTCGAGAAGTTAGGCATTAACATCGCCACGGCTGATTATATGGGCATGGTAGCCACGGTCGTCAACGCTCTGGCCCTTCAGGATATTCTTGAAAAGAAGGGCGCTCAAACCAGATTGATGACGGCTATCCCGATGGAAGCGGTGGCCGAACCTTTTATCCGCCGCAAGTGCATCCGCCATCTGGAAAAGGGGCGGGTGGTCATTCTGGCGGCCGGCACCGGCAATCCGCATTTCACCACGGATACGGCTGCGGCGCTCAGGTCAATCGAGATTAATGCCCAGGCACTTCTCAAAGCCACTAAGGTTGACGGGGTTTATTCGGCCGACCCTAACATCAATAAGTCAGCCAGGAAATATACTCATCTTAATTACATGCAGGTTATAAAGAGCAAGTTACAGGTTATGGATTCCACCGCGGTGACCATGTGCATGGAAACCAAGATACCGGTGATAGTATTTAACCTTAAGAAAAAGGGGAATATCGTTCAGGCCATCAGGGGTGATAACGTCGGCACGATTATTTCCTGA